Below is a genomic region from Granulicella sp. L56.
AGCTTGAGCATGGGCTTCAGGGTAGCTATGGCCTTCTGCTGGAGGGAGACCAGAGCCAGATTGTTGCGCTTCCGGTTCTGCCCCCGGAGCTTAATACCATTCATCGAACGGCGAGCTTTCAGCTTGAGCCGGACGGCTCTCTCAAGGGAACGGTCACCGAGAAGCGATATGGAGATATCTCTGAGAGTCGCCGCCGGTTGTATGTGATGGAAGATGCGAAGCAGCAGAGCGACTTTCTCGACAACAGCCTCGGCAGGGACTTCACGACCTTTACTGTCTCCGGCTTTGCAGTGCAGAATGCGGCGTCTCTGGGTAAAGAGCTGACCACCTCGTACTCGCTGAGTGCCGACCACTTTGCGAAGGCCATGGGACCGCTGCTGATGGTGCGCCCCCGCGTGCTTGGCAGCGATGGGATGGAGACAGATCACAAGGCGCGCAAGGTTCCCATCAATCTGCGGCAGACGCTGCAGGCAACGGATGACTTCAGCATTGAACTGCCAGCGGGTTATACCGTCGATGAGACGCCTGACCCGGTCAAACTCGATCTCGGCTTCGCCGCTTACGAAAGCTCCATTCAAGTGAAAGGCAACACATTGCACTACACCCGTACTTACACGGTTCGCAAGGTCACTGTTCCATCCGATCAGTACGGCGATCTGCTGAAGCTGGCCGGAGTCATCGAGGCGGATGAGCAGGGCCGCGCTGTACTGAAGAAACGTTGATCGCAACAGTTTATTAAGGCCAGCAGCTTCAATTTTCAGTCAGAATTTTTAAGGGGAAGAAGGAAAGATTCAAATGAAATCCATGCCAGGCTGTCGTTCTCTCTGCCAAGTATTTTTTGCTGCCCTGCTAATTCTGTCTTCACCGCTTGCGCGTGCGGACAAGTGGATGACACCGACGCCGGAAGAGCTTTCGATGACATCGCAGCCCGAAGTTCCGGGCGCCGCCGCAGTCTACCTCTACCGCGAAGAAATTACCGAAGACAATATGCATGTGTTGCATGTCTATGAGCGGCTTAAAGTGCTCACCGAAAGCGGTAAGAAGTATGCCAATGTGGAGCTGGGATACTCTTCGAGCTTCGACAATGGAAGCATCTCGATCGAAGAGATTGAAGGCCGGACGATCCATCCCGACGGCACGATTATTCCTTTTATCGGCAAGGCCTATCAGAAGCTCATCGAGAAGACGCGGGGAGCGAAGTATATGGCCAAGGTCTTTACGCTGCCCGATGTCGAGGTAGGCAGTATCATCGAGTACCGTTATGACCAGCGCCTGGACGACAACTATTTTATGGCGCCGCGCTGGTATATTCAGTCCGATCTTTACACCCGTAAAGCGCACTATGTGTGGAAGCCGACCAGTAAGCCACTGATCTCCAACGACGGGCATGGCAATCTTACCAACACGATTGCGTGGACTCCAATTCTTCCTCCCGGAGCTGAACTTCAGCACTCGACCCTTCCAGCAGTCAATTTCAATCCGGAGCAGCAGGTCTTCGAACTCAACGTGCACGACATCGCTCCCGTGCCGAACGAAGATTACATGCCGCCTACCTCCAGCCTCAGCTATCGCGTGCTTTTCTATTACACCCCGTACCGCAATGGGCTGGATTTCTGGAAGAACCAGGGAAAATACTGGTCGAAGATGCATGACAAGTTCATTGGCCCCGGCCCTGGTGTTGAAGCAGCCGTCAAAGACCTGACCTTGCCGACCGATACGCAGGAGCAGAAGCTTCGCAAGCTCTATGCCGCGGTGATGCAACTGGAAAACACGGACTTCACGCGGGAACACTCCAGCGCGGAAGAGAAGGCAGCAGGCAGCAAGCCCATTCGCTCTACCGATGATGTGTGGGAGCGTAAGCGCGGCAGCAGCGATCAGCTATCCGACTTGTTCGTTGCCATGGCTCGCGCTGCCGGAATGAAGGCTTATGTTGCCGCGGTTACGAATCGAGACCGGAATGTATTTCTGCCAAACTATCTCAGTCTCGCGCAGCTTGATGACGATCTTGCCATTGTCAGCGTAGATGGGAAGGAGCAATACTTCGATCCCGGGTCTCGGTTCTGCCCATACGGGCAGTTGGCGTGGAAGCACTCGTTTGCCGAGGGCCTTCGTCAGACCGATGATGGCACGGCAGTTGCGAAGGCCCCTGGGGAGCCTTACACGGCTTCGCGCATTCAGCGTGTCGGCGACCTGAACATGGACGAGCATGGGGTTGCCGGTGGACAGATCAGCATGACCTACATCGGAGCGTACGCTTTGTATTGGCGGCAGCGTTCGCTTAAGGGAGATGCGACCAGCCTCGAACATGACCTTCGCACCACTGTCGAAGAGCTTTTGCCTGCGGGGATGGACGTCAAGGTAGCTTCCATCGAAAAGCTTGCAGACTACGAACAGCCTCTTCGCGTGACTTTTATGGTCCATGGAGAGATCGGTTCTTCGACAGGCAAGCGCCTGATTATTCCGGCCGATGTCTTCGAGGTCAATTCGAAGCCGAGCTTTCCTCATGAGAAGCGAGAGGTACCGGTTTATTTCGACTATGCCTTCGTCGATCAGGATGCGGTTCGCGTCAACTTTCCGGCCTCGCTGAAGGTGGAATCGATGCCCCCAAGCGATAAGGTTCAGCTTCAGAGTCTCGCCGCGTACGATATTGCAACTGCCTCTACCCCGACCAGCGTCACCGTACGGCATAACTACTCTCTGGGGACGATCATCTTTCTTCCCAAGGAATACTCTGACCTCCGCAGCTTCTACTCAAAGATGGAGACAGATAATCAGGGGAGCGTTGTTCTTATCTCTGCGGCGAAGTCGGCAGGAAATTCCACGACCGCAGCGAATTAGGGAGTAAGCCGTCCAAGGCTCGGGTAGACGGCTTATTCTTGAGACTGGTGTCAGGAGAAGAGAATGATGAAACTGGTTGACGCTCGATTCCCCCTGTCCGGTAGACGCAGGATGCTGCTCACCGGTTGTTGCTGGACCTTGCTGACAGTCTGCTCCGCAGGATTGATTCTGTTCAGCCTCCCTCCGTCTGCGGTGCAGGCTGCGCCAGCGTTACTCTCCAGTCCGGCGGAAGCTTCCGATGTGCTGGCGCCTGTCGCAAGCAGAAAACCTGCGCCGAACTTCACGCTGACCGACGAGCAGGGGAAGGCGATTACCTTATCGAGTTACAAAGGCAAGGTTGTGTTGCTGGACTTCTGGGCGACATGGTGCGGCGGCTGCAAGCGGGAGATTCCCTGGTACATCGAGTTCGACAAGAAATACCGGAAGCAGGGGTTGGCGGTCATCGGCGTGTCGATGGATGAGGACGGTTGGAAGACGGTCAAACCTTTTCTGGCGAAGAAAATAGATGATGAGACCGGAGGAATGATTGCGATGCAATATCCCATCGTGATCGGCAGCGATTCGATGGCAACGCGGTTTGGCCTTACTTCGATGCCCATGACTTTGCTGATCGACAAGCAGGGAAGAATCGCTGTCTCGCACACCGGAGTTGTCGACAAAGCCGACTTCGAGCACCATATCCAAATCTTGCTGAAGTAGGTTATTT
It encodes:
- a CDS encoding DUF3857 domain-containing protein, translating into MKSMPGCRSLCQVFFAALLILSSPLARADKWMTPTPEELSMTSQPEVPGAAAVYLYREEITEDNMHVLHVYERLKVLTESGKKYANVELGYSSSFDNGSISIEEIEGRTIHPDGTIIPFIGKAYQKLIEKTRGAKYMAKVFTLPDVEVGSIIEYRYDQRLDDNYFMAPRWYIQSDLYTRKAHYVWKPTSKPLISNDGHGNLTNTIAWTPILPPGAELQHSTLPAVNFNPEQQVFELNVHDIAPVPNEDYMPPTSSLSYRVLFYYTPYRNGLDFWKNQGKYWSKMHDKFIGPGPGVEAAVKDLTLPTDTQEQKLRKLYAAVMQLENTDFTREHSSAEEKAAGSKPIRSTDDVWERKRGSSDQLSDLFVAMARAAGMKAYVAAVTNRDRNVFLPNYLSLAQLDDDLAIVSVDGKEQYFDPGSRFCPYGQLAWKHSFAEGLRQTDDGTAVAKAPGEPYTASRIQRVGDLNMDEHGVAGGQISMTYIGAYALYWRQRSLKGDATSLEHDLRTTVEELLPAGMDVKVASIEKLADYEQPLRVTFMVHGEIGSSTGKRLIIPADVFEVNSKPSFPHEKREVPVYFDYAFVDQDAVRVNFPASLKVESMPPSDKVQLQSLAAYDIATASTPTSVTVRHNYSLGTIIFLPKEYSDLRSFYSKMETDNQGSVVLISAAKSAGNSTTAAN
- a CDS encoding TlpA family protein disulfide reductase, coding for MMKLVDARFPLSGRRRMLLTGCCWTLLTVCSAGLILFSLPPSAVQAAPALLSSPAEASDVLAPVASRKPAPNFTLTDEQGKAITLSSYKGKVVLLDFWATWCGGCKREIPWYIEFDKKYRKQGLAVIGVSMDEDGWKTVKPFLAKKIDDETGGMIAMQYPIVIGSDSMATRFGLTSMPMTLLIDKQGRIAVSHTGVVDKADFEHHIQILLK